From Nocardioides sp. HDW12B, the proteins below share one genomic window:
- a CDS encoding phosphatidate cytidylyltransferase, with protein MTDPSTPAATPEPSGPPPSTATKQSRAGRNLPLAIASGVGLATMIIVSLVFLKWLFMIVVVAAVLVAIWELDRGFRAKGINLPQEPLMLGGTVMVVSAYFEGTEPLVTATAVTGLVTMLWLLRRGIDGFVRDATASVFTIFYVPFLGSFVALLLAEDDGVKAIITFIAVTAASDIGGYVAGVLFGKHPMAPVISPKKSWEGFAGSALACVVAGWLLVDYLLEGDWWVGVALGLIAVVMATLGDLVESVIKRDLGIKDMSQVIPGHGGLMDRLDSLLATVAPIWLLLHYAVL; from the coding sequence ATGACTGACCCCTCCACCCCGGCCGCCACTCCCGAGCCGTCGGGGCCCCCGCCGTCGACCGCGACGAAGCAGAGCCGCGCCGGTCGGAACCTCCCGCTCGCCATCGCCTCCGGCGTCGGCCTCGCCACGATGATCATCGTGTCCCTGGTCTTCCTCAAGTGGCTGTTCATGATCGTGGTGGTCGCCGCCGTCCTGGTCGCCATCTGGGAGCTCGACCGCGGGTTCCGCGCCAAGGGCATCAACCTGCCGCAGGAGCCGTTGATGCTCGGCGGCACGGTCATGGTGGTCTCGGCGTACTTCGAGGGCACCGAGCCGCTGGTGACCGCGACCGCCGTCACGGGCCTGGTCACCATGCTGTGGCTGCTGCGCCGCGGCATCGACGGCTTCGTCCGCGACGCCACCGCGTCGGTCTTCACGATCTTCTACGTGCCGTTCCTCGGCTCGTTCGTGGCGCTGCTGCTGGCCGAGGACGACGGCGTGAAGGCGATCATCACCTTCATCGCCGTCACCGCCGCCTCCGACATCGGCGGGTACGTCGCCGGGGTGCTGTTCGGCAAGCACCCGATGGCCCCGGTCATCTCCCCGAAGAAGTCGTGGGAGGGCTTCGCCGGCTCCGCCCTCGCGTGCGTGGTGGCGGGCTGGCTGCTCGTCGACTACCTGCTCGAGGGCGACTGGTGGGTCGGTGTCGCACTGGGCCTCATCGCGGTCGTGATGGCCACGCTGGGCGACCTCGTCGAGTCGGTGATCAAGCGCGACCTCGGCATCAAGGACATGTCGCAGGTCATCCCCGGCCACGGCGGCCTCATGGACCGCCTCGACTCGCTGCTCGCGACCGTCGCGCCCATCTGGCTGCTGCTGCACTATGCCGTCCTCTAG
- the frr gene encoding ribosome recycling factor produces MINDTLKEAESKMSKAVEVTREDFASIRTGRAHPAMFHKLTADYYGSPTPLQQLASFTVPEARVVIISPYDAGAMGAIERSIRDSDLGVNPTDDGKTIRVTFPELTEERRRDYIKLAKGKAEEGRVSVRNIRRTAKQALDKLEKDGEVGKDDVTGAEKRLDGLTKKHTDAIDDMLKHKEAELLEV; encoded by the coding sequence GAGCAAGATGTCGAAGGCCGTCGAGGTGACGCGTGAGGACTTCGCGTCGATCCGGACCGGCCGTGCGCACCCGGCGATGTTCCACAAGCTCACCGCGGACTACTACGGCAGCCCGACCCCGCTGCAGCAGCTCGCGTCCTTCACCGTGCCCGAGGCGCGCGTGGTGATCATCAGCCCGTACGACGCCGGCGCCATGGGGGCGATCGAGCGCTCCATCCGCGACTCCGACCTCGGCGTGAACCCGACCGACGACGGCAAGACCATCCGCGTGACCTTCCCCGAGCTGACCGAGGAGCGTCGCCGCGACTACATCAAGCTCGCCAAGGGCAAGGCCGAGGAGGGGCGCGTCTCGGTGCGCAACATCCGCCGGACCGCCAAGCAGGCCCTCGACAAGCTCGAGAAGGACGGCGAGGTCGGCAAGGACGACGTCACCGGTGCGGAGAAGCGGCTCGACGGGCTGACCAAGAAGCACACGGACGCGATCGACGACATGCTCAAGCACAAGGAAGCCGAGCTCCTCGAAGTCTGA